Proteins encoded within one genomic window of Bacteroidota bacterium:
- a CDS encoding site-specific DNA-methyltransferase translates to MKINKIYHGNCISKLTEIEKNSVDLVYFDPPFFTQKKHSLVTRDDAKKFEFSDNWNSLDEYIEFIENTLIECKRILKNTGSVFLHCDKVASHYIRVSLDKVFGMNNFRSEIIWSYKRWSNSKKGLLNSHQNIYFYSKNKDFKFNQQYTDYAPTTNLDQILQDRKKTINGKSIYKTDKNGNVVLGKEKKGVPLSDTWEIPYLNPKAKERVGYPTQKPVLLLNQIIKIVTDKGDLVVDPFCGSGTTCVSAKHLKRNFIGIDASIDAVELSNKRLDEMVITNSQLLKKGSESYLEKTENEINILKSIDALPVQRNLGIDGFLRNHFQEKPVPVKIQGKLETLSDAIEKLERACKGKEYYLKIVIQTKKEIGENRLFEFISDVQVIKSDKLKIEEIKEEKVPNT, encoded by the coding sequence ATGAAAATTAATAAAATATATCACGGCAATTGTATTAGCAAATTAACTGAAATTGAAAAGAATTCTGTTGACTTAGTTTATTTTGACCCTCCTTTTTTTACTCAAAAAAAACATAGTTTAGTAACAAGAGATGATGCAAAAAAATTTGAGTTTAGTGATAATTGGAATTCATTAGATGAATATATAGAGTTTATTGAAAATACATTAATTGAATGTAAAAGAATACTAAAAAATACGGGAAGTGTATTTCTTCACTGTGATAAAGTTGCATCTCACTATATTCGAGTTTCATTGGATAAGGTTTTTGGAATGAATAATTTCAGAAGTGAAATAATTTGGAGTTATAAAAGATGGTCTAATTCTAAGAAGGGGTTATTGAACTCTCATCAAAATATATATTTTTATTCCAAAAATAAAGATTTTAAATTTAATCAACAATATACTGATTATGCTCCAACAACCAATTTAGACCAAATATTACAAGACCGTAAGAAAACCATAAATGGTAAATCAATTTATAAGACTGATAAAAATGGAAATGTTGTTTTAGGAAAAGAAAAAAAAGGAGTTCCATTGTCTGATACGTGGGAAATACCTTATTTAAATCCAAAGGCAAAAGAAAGAGTTGGGTATCCTACTCAAAAACCTGTTTTATTATTAAATCAAATTATTAAAATAGTAACCGATAAAGGAGATTTGGTTGTTGACCCTTTTTGTGGAAGTGGAACGACCTGTGTGTCAGCAAAACATTTAAAACGGAATTTTATTGGAATAGATGCCTCTATTGATGCTGTTGAGTTATCTAATAAAAGATTGGACGAAATGGTAATAACAAATTCACAGCTATTAAAAAAAGGTTCTGAAAGTTATCTTGAAAAAACAGAAAATGAGATAAATATATTAAAAAGCATTGATGCTCTTCCTGTGCAGAGAAATTTAGGTATTGATGGTTTTTTAAGAAATCATTTTCAAGAAAAACCAGTTCCTGTTAAAATTCAAGGAAAGCTTGAAACATTAAGCGATGCAATTGAAAAATTAGAAAGAGCTTGTAAGGGGAAAGAATACTATTTGAAGATAGTAATACAAACTAAAAAAGAAATTGGAGAAAATAGACTGTTTGAATTTATTTCTGATGTTCAAGTAATTAAATCAGATAAATTGAAAATTGAAGAAATAAAAGAAGAAAAAGTGCCTAACACCTAA